Proteins encoded together in one Oncorhynchus mykiss isolate Arlee chromosome 7, USDA_OmykA_1.1, whole genome shotgun sequence window:
- the LOC110527423 gene encoding grancalcin isoform X1, with the protein MAYPGYGGYGGPMQGMQLQGMPMQGGPMGGPPQAGYPQNGGGYPGTFAAPPQQPVNDPMWGYFTTIAGQDGEIDAEELQRCLTQTGISGTYTPFSLETCRIMIAMLDRDMTGKLGFIEFKELFAALSSWKQNFMMFDQDRSGTVEPHEMTQSISAMGYRISPQALNAVIKRYSKAGRIYFDDYVACAVKLRALTESFRRRDQMQQGAVNFQYDDFILCTMSI; encoded by the exons ATGGCTTATCCAGGATATGGCGGG TATGGAGGACCAATGCAAGGCATGCAACTCCAGGGTATGCCCATGCAGGGTGGACCCATGGGAGGCCCACCCCAGGCAGGCTACCCCCAGAATGGTGGAGGCTACCCTGGTACCTTTGCTGCTCCTCCTCAGCAGCCTGTTAATGACCCCATGTGGGGATACTTTACTACCATAGCAGGACAG GATGGTGAGATTGATGCAGAGGAGCTTCAGAGGTGTCTTACACAGACTGGTATCAGTGGCACCTATACTC CCTTCAGTTTGGAGACATGTAGAATCATGATCGCAATGCTGGAT AGAGACATGACTGGAAAGCTGGGCTTCATTGAGTTCAAGGAGCTGTTTGCTGCCCTGAGTAGCTGGAAGCAGAACTTCATGATGTTCGACCAGGACCGGAGTGGCACGGTGGAACCCCATGAGATGACCCAGTCCATCTCCGCTATGG GCTACAGGATCAGCCCGCAAGCTCTGAACGCTGTCATCAAACGCTACAGCAAGGCTGGCCGGATCTACTTTGACGACTATGTGGCATGTGCTGTGAAGCTTCGCGCCCTCACAG AGAGCTTCAGGAGGAGAGACCAGATGCAGCAGGGGGCTGTCAACTTCCAATACGATGAC TTTATCCTGTGTACCATGTCCATCTGA